One Pseudomonas sp. AN-1 genomic region harbors:
- the purH gene encoding bifunctional phosphoribosylaminoimidazolecarboxamide formyltransferase/IMP cyclohydrolase, with protein sequence MTDQTTRLPVRRALISVSDKTGVVDFARELAALGVEILSTGGTFKLLRDNGIAAVEVADYTGFPEMMDGRVKTLHPKIHGGILGRRDLDGAVMVEHGIQPIDLVAVNLYPFAATVAKAGCTLPDAIENIDIGGPTMVRSAAKNHKDVAIVVNAGDYAGIVEGLKAGGLTYAQRFDLALKAFEHTAAYDGMIANYLGTIDQAAETLSTEGRAAFPRTFNSQFVKAQDMRYGENPHQSAAFYVEANPAEASVATARQLQGKELSFNNVADTDAALECVKSFTKPACVIVKHANPCGVAVVPEADGGIRKAYDLAWATDTESAFGGIIAFNRELDGETAKAIVERQFVEVIIAPSVSAEAREVVAAKANVRLLECGQWPAERINGLDYKRVNGGLLVQSRDIGMITEADLKVVTQRAPSEQELHDLIFAWKVAKFVKSNAIVYAKNRQTVGVGAGQMSRVNSARIAAIKAEHAGLAVEGAVMASDAFFPFRDGIDNAAKAGITAVIQPGGSMRDAEVIAAADEAGMAMVFTGMRHFRH encoded by the coding sequence ATGACCGACCAGACCACCCGCCTTCCCGTCCGCCGCGCGCTGATCAGCGTGTCCGACAAGACCGGCGTCGTCGACTTCGCCCGCGAACTCGCCGCCCTCGGCGTCGAGATCCTCTCCACCGGCGGCACCTTCAAGCTGCTGCGTGACAACGGCATCGCCGCCGTGGAAGTGGCCGACTACACCGGCTTCCCGGAAATGATGGACGGCCGGGTGAAGACCCTGCATCCGAAGATCCACGGCGGCATCCTCGGCCGTCGCGATCTCGACGGCGCGGTGATGGTCGAGCACGGCATCCAGCCGATCGACCTGGTCGCGGTCAACCTCTACCCGTTCGCCGCCACCGTGGCCAAGGCCGGCTGCACCCTGCCCGACGCCATCGAGAACATCGACATCGGCGGCCCGACCATGGTCCGTTCGGCGGCCAAGAACCACAAGGACGTCGCCATCGTGGTCAACGCCGGCGACTACGCCGGCATCGTCGAGGGCCTCAAGGCCGGCGGCCTGACCTACGCCCAGCGCTTCGACCTGGCGCTGAAGGCCTTCGAGCACACCGCTGCCTACGACGGCATGATCGCCAACTACCTGGGCACCATCGACCAGGCCGCCGAGACCCTGTCCACCGAAGGCCGCGCCGCGTTCCCGCGCACCTTCAACAGCCAGTTCGTCAAGGCCCAGGACATGCGCTACGGCGAGAACCCGCACCAGAGCGCGGCCTTCTACGTCGAGGCCAACCCGGCCGAGGCTTCGGTGGCCACCGCCCGCCAGCTGCAGGGCAAGGAGCTGTCGTTCAACAACGTGGCCGACACCGACGCCGCGCTGGAGTGCGTGAAGAGCTTCACCAAGCCGGCCTGCGTGATCGTCAAGCACGCCAACCCGTGCGGCGTGGCCGTGGTCCCGGAAGCCGACGGCGGCATCCGCAAGGCCTACGACCTGGCCTGGGCCACCGATACCGAATCCGCCTTCGGCGGCATCATCGCCTTCAACCGCGAGCTGGACGGCGAGACCGCCAAGGCCATCGTCGAGCGCCAGTTCGTCGAGGTGATCATCGCCCCGAGCGTGTCCGCCGAGGCCCGCGAAGTGGTGGCCGCCAAGGCCAACGTGCGCCTGCTCGAGTGCGGCCAGTGGCCGGCCGAGCGCATCAATGGCCTGGACTACAAGCGCGTCAACGGCGGCCTGCTGGTGCAGAGCCGCGACATCGGCATGATCACCGAGGCCGACCTCAAGGTCGTCACCCAGCGCGCGCCGAGCGAGCAGGAGCTGCACGACCTGATCTTCGCCTGGAAGGTGGCCAAGTTCGTCAAGTCCAACGCCATCGTCTACGCCAAGAACCGCCAGACCGTCGGCGTCGGTGCCGGCCAGATGAGCCGCGTCAACTCCGCGCGCATCGCCGCGATCAAGGCCGAGCACGCCGGCCTTGCGGTCGAGGGCGCGGTGATGGCGAGCGACGCCTTCTTCCCGTTCCGCGACGGCATCGACAACGCCGCCAAGGCCGGCATCACCGCGGTGATCCAGCCGGGTGGCTCGATGCGCGACGCCGAGGTGATCGCCGCCGCCGACGAGGCCGGCATGGCCATGGTGTTCACCGGCATGCGCCACTTCCGTCACTGA
- the prmA gene encoding 50S ribosomal protein L11 methyltransferase, with protein MPWLQVRLAITPDQAAELEDQLLELGAVSVTFMDAEDQPIFEPDLGTTPLWSHTHLLALFEDGTDGDAVLAHLRLLRGGELPEHQVERIEDQDWERSWMDNFQPMRFGQRLWIVPSWHEAPEPDAVNLLLDPGLAFGTGTHPTTALCLEWLDGQDLAGCTVLDFGCGSGILAIAALLLGAPQAVGTDIDPQALEASRDNADRNGIDPARFPVYLPTDLPPQPADVVVANILAGPLVQLAPTITALVKNGGRLALSGILAEQAEEVRAAYAGAFDLDPTAEKDGWVRISGVRR; from the coding sequence ATGCCCTGGCTGCAAGTCCGACTCGCCATCACCCCCGACCAGGCCGCCGAGCTGGAAGACCAGCTGCTGGAACTGGGCGCCGTCTCGGTGACCTTCATGGACGCCGAGGACCAGCCGATCTTCGAACCGGACCTCGGCACCACCCCGCTGTGGAGCCACACCCACCTGCTCGCCCTGTTCGAGGACGGCACCGACGGCGACGCGGTGCTCGCCCACCTCAGGCTGCTGCGCGGCGGCGAGCTGCCCGAGCATCAGGTCGAGCGCATCGAGGACCAGGACTGGGAGCGCAGTTGGATGGACAACTTCCAGCCGATGCGCTTCGGCCAGCGCCTGTGGATCGTGCCGAGCTGGCACGAGGCGCCCGAACCCGACGCGGTCAACCTGCTGCTCGACCCCGGCCTGGCCTTCGGCACCGGCACCCACCCGACCACCGCGCTGTGCCTGGAGTGGCTGGACGGCCAGGACCTCGCCGGCTGCACCGTGCTCGACTTCGGCTGCGGCTCGGGCATCCTCGCCATCGCCGCGCTGCTGCTCGGCGCGCCGCAGGCGGTGGGCACCGACATCGACCCGCAGGCGCTGGAGGCCTCGCGCGACAACGCCGACCGCAACGGCATCGACCCGGCGCGCTTCCCGGTCTACCTGCCGACCGACCTGCCGCCGCAGCCGGCCGACGTGGTGGTCGCCAACATCCTCGCCGGCCCGCTGGTGCAGCTGGCGCCGACCATCACCGCGCTGGTCAAGAACGGCGGGCGCCTGGCGCTGTCCGGCATCCTCGCCGAGCAGGCCGAGGAAGTGCGCGCCGCCTACGCAGGCGCCTTCGACCTCGACCCCACCGCCGAGAAGGACGGCTGGGTACGCATCAGCGGCGTGCGCCGCTGA
- the fis gene encoding DNA-binding transcriptional regulator Fis, with product MTNLNEHFVSGTTAVSDNANLKQHLIAPSVERQTLRDSVEQALHNYFAHLDGQPVTDVYNLVLSEVEAPLLETVMRYVKGNQTKASELLGLNRGTLRKKLKQYDLL from the coding sequence ATGACCAACCTGAACGAGCATTTTGTGAGTGGAACGACTGCCGTGAGCGACAACGCCAACCTGAAACAGCACCTGATCGCCCCCAGCGTGGAGCGGCAGACCCTGCGCGACAGCGTGGAACAGGCGCTGCACAACTACTTCGCCCACCTCGACGGCCAGCCGGTGACCGACGTCTACAATCTGGTGCTGTCGGAAGTGGAGGCGCCGTTGCTGGAAACCGTGATGCGCTACGTCAAGGGCAACCAGACCAAGGCCTCCGAGCTGCTCGGCCTGAACCGCGGCACCCTGCGCAAGAAGCTCAAGCAGTACGACCTGCTGTAA
- the accB gene encoding acetyl-CoA carboxylase biotin carboxyl carrier protein: MDIRKVKKLIELLEESGIDELEICEGEESVRISRHSNKQPQYAAQPVYAAAPAPAPVAAPAAAPAAAAAPAAPALTGNVVRSPMVGTFYRASSPDAKPFVEVGQSVKKGDILCIVEAMKMMNHIEAEASGTIGQVLVENGHPVEFDQPLFTIV, translated from the coding sequence ATGGACATTCGTAAAGTCAAGAAACTGATCGAGCTGCTGGAAGAGTCCGGTATCGACGAGCTGGAAATCTGCGAAGGCGAAGAGTCCGTGCGCATCAGCCGCCACAGCAACAAGCAGCCGCAGTACGCCGCCCAGCCGGTCTACGCCGCCGCTCCGGCCCCGGCTCCGGTCGCCGCCCCGGCGGCCGCTCCGGCCGCTGCCGCCGCTCCGGCCGCCCCGGCGCTGACCGGCAACGTGGTGCGCTCGCCGATGGTCGGCACCTTCTACCGCGCCTCCTCGCCGGACGCCAAGCCGTTCGTCGAAGTCGGCCAGAGCGTCAAGAAGGGCGACATCCTGTGCATCGTCGAAGCGATGAAGATGATGAACCACATCGAGGCCGAAGCCAGCGGCACCATCGGCCAGGTCCTGGTCGAGAACGGCCATCCGGTTGAATTCGACCAGCCGCTGTTCACCATCGTCTGA
- the dusB gene encoding tRNA dihydrouridine synthase DusB, with translation MSVVRIGPYTLPNRVILAPMAGVTDRPFRQLCRRLGAGLVVAEMLTSDVRLWHSRKSRLRMLHDGDPEPRSVQIAGGDPQMLAEAARRNVELGAQIIDINMGCPAKKVCNKAAGSALMKDEQLVGQILDAVVAAVDVPVTLKIRTGWDRDNRNGVAIARIAEQAGIAALSVHGRTRADLYTGEAEYATIAAIREAVDLPLFANGDIDSPEKARAVLEATGADAVMIGRAAQGRPWIFREIEHFLRTGELLPAPALAEVERILLGHLAELHAFYGAEQGVRIARKHVGWYLATLPGATAFRSEFNRLDCPAAQHEHVRRFFAGQHDTCSGTAA, from the coding sequence ATGTCGGTGGTTCGCATCGGCCCCTACACCCTCCCCAATCGCGTGATCCTGGCCCCCATGGCCGGCGTCACCGATCGCCCGTTCCGCCAGCTCTGCCGCCGCCTCGGCGCCGGCCTGGTGGTGGCCGAAATGCTCACCAGCGACGTGCGCCTGTGGCACAGCCGCAAGTCGCGCCTGCGCATGCTCCACGACGGCGATCCCGAGCCGCGCTCGGTGCAGATCGCCGGCGGCGACCCGCAGATGCTCGCCGAGGCGGCGCGCCGCAACGTCGAGCTGGGCGCGCAGATCATCGACATCAACATGGGCTGCCCGGCCAAGAAGGTGTGCAACAAGGCCGCCGGCTCGGCGCTGATGAAGGACGAGCAGCTGGTCGGGCAGATCCTCGACGCGGTGGTCGCCGCCGTCGACGTGCCGGTGACCCTGAAGATCCGCACCGGCTGGGACCGCGACAACCGCAACGGGGTGGCCATCGCGCGCATCGCCGAGCAGGCCGGCATCGCCGCCCTCTCGGTGCACGGCCGCACCCGCGCCGACCTGTACACCGGCGAGGCCGAGTACGCCACCATCGCCGCGATCCGCGAGGCGGTGGACCTGCCGCTGTTCGCCAACGGCGACATCGACTCGCCCGAGAAGGCCCGCGCCGTGCTCGAGGCCACCGGCGCCGACGCGGTGATGATCGGCCGCGCCGCCCAGGGCCGGCCGTGGATCTTCCGCGAGATCGAGCATTTCCTGCGCACCGGCGAGCTGCTGCCCGCCCCCGCGCTCGCCGAAGTCGAGCGCATCCTCCTCGGCCACCTGGCCGAACTGCATGCCTTCTACGGAGCCGAGCAGGGCGTGCGCATCGCCCGCAAGCACGTCGGCTGGTACCTGGCGACCCTGCCCGGCGCCACCGCCTTCCGTAGCGAATTCAACCGTCTGGACTGCCCCGCCGCGCAGCACGAGCACGTGCGCCGCTTCTTCGCCGGGCAGCACGACACCTGCAGCGGGACGGCCGCATGA
- the purD gene encoding phosphoribosylamine--glycine ligase — protein sequence MNVLIIGSGGREHALAWKVAQDPRVEKVFVAPGNAGTATEAKCENVAIDVLAIEQLADFAAANVQLTIVGPEAPLVKGVVDLFRARGLDIFGPTAAAAQLEGSKAFTKDFLARQNIPTAAYQNFTEVEPALAYLREQGAPIVVKADGLAAGKGVIVAMTLEEAEEAVRDMLSGNAFGDAGARVVIEEFLDGEEASFIVMVDGEHVLPMATSQDHKRVGDGDSGPNTGGMGAYSPAPVVTAEVHQRVMDEIIYPTVRGMAAEGNVYTGFLYAGLMIDKSGAPKVIEFNCRFGDPETQPIMVRLESSLVLLVEAALAKALDKVEATWDPRPTVGVVLAAGGYPGDYAKGDVIEGLDAAAKIDGKVFHAGTALNAQGQVVTAGGRVLCATAIGASVSDAQQQAYRLAEQIRWNGMFYRHDIGYRAIARERGEG from the coding sequence ATGAACGTACTGATCATCGGCAGCGGCGGCCGCGAACACGCCCTGGCCTGGAAAGTCGCACAGGATCCGCGCGTCGAGAAGGTCTTCGTCGCCCCCGGCAACGCCGGCACCGCCACCGAGGCCAAGTGCGAGAACGTCGCCATCGACGTGCTGGCCATCGAGCAGTTGGCCGACTTCGCCGCCGCCAACGTGCAGCTGACCATCGTCGGCCCCGAGGCGCCGCTGGTGAAGGGCGTGGTCGACCTGTTCCGCGCCCGCGGCCTGGACATCTTCGGCCCGACCGCCGCCGCCGCCCAGCTGGAAGGCTCCAAGGCCTTCACCAAGGACTTCCTGGCGCGCCAGAACATCCCCACTGCCGCCTACCAGAACTTCACCGAAGTCGAGCCGGCGCTGGCCTACCTGCGCGAGCAGGGCGCGCCGATCGTGGTCAAGGCCGACGGCCTGGCCGCCGGCAAGGGCGTGATCGTCGCCATGACCCTGGAAGAAGCCGAGGAAGCGGTGCGCGACATGCTCTCCGGCAACGCCTTCGGCGACGCCGGCGCGCGCGTGGTGATCGAGGAGTTCCTCGACGGCGAGGAGGCCAGCTTCATCGTCATGGTCGACGGCGAGCACGTGCTGCCGATGGCCACCAGCCAGGACCACAAGCGCGTCGGCGACGGCGACAGCGGCCCGAACACCGGCGGCATGGGCGCCTACTCGCCGGCTCCGGTGGTCACCGCCGAGGTGCACCAGCGGGTGATGGACGAGATCATCTACCCGACCGTGCGCGGCATGGCGGCCGAGGGCAACGTCTACACCGGCTTCCTGTACGCCGGCCTGATGATCGACAAGAGCGGCGCGCCCAAGGTCATCGAGTTCAACTGCCGCTTCGGCGACCCGGAAACCCAGCCGATCATGGTCCGCCTGGAGTCCTCGCTGGTGCTGCTGGTCGAGGCCGCGCTGGCCAAGGCGCTGGACAAGGTCGAGGCGACCTGGGACCCGCGGCCGACCGTGGGCGTGGTGCTGGCCGCCGGCGGCTACCCGGGCGACTACGCCAAGGGCGACGTGATCGAGGGCCTCGACGCGGCGGCGAAGATCGACGGCAAGGTGTTCCACGCCGGCACCGCGCTGAACGCCCAGGGCCAGGTGGTCACCGCCGGCGGCCGCGTGCTGTGCGCCACCGCCATCGGTGCCAGCGTGTCCGACGCCCAGCAGCAGGCCTACCGCCTGGCCGAGCAGATCCGCTGGAACGGCATGTTCTACCGCCACGACATCGGCTACCGCGCCATCGCCCGCGAGCGCGGCGAGGGCTGA
- the aroQ gene encoding type II 3-dehydroquinate dehydratase: protein MATFLVLHGPNLNLLGTREPGVYGATTLADIDADLEARARAAGHHLLHLQSNAEYELIERIHAARGEGIDFIIINPAAFTHTSVALRDALLAVSIPFIEVHLSNVHKREPFRHHSYFSDVAVGVICGLGASGYRLALEAAIEQLQRP from the coding sequence ATGGCCACCTTCCTGGTGCTGCACGGCCCCAACCTGAACCTGCTGGGCACCCGCGAGCCGGGCGTCTACGGCGCCACCACCCTCGCCGACATCGATGCCGACCTGGAGGCGCGCGCCCGCGCCGCCGGCCACCACCTGCTGCACCTGCAGAGCAACGCCGAGTACGAGCTGATCGAGCGCATCCATGCCGCGCGCGGCGAGGGCATCGACTTCATCATCATCAATCCGGCGGCTTTCACCCATACCAGCGTCGCATTGCGTGACGCATTGCTGGCGGTGAGCATCCCATTCATCGAAGTTCACCTGTCGAACGTGCACAAACGTGAACCCTTCCGCCACCACTCCTACTTCTCGGACGTGGCGGTGGGGGTGATCTGCGGCCTCGGCGCCAGCGGCTACCGCCTGGCCCTCGAAGCCGCCATCGAACAACTGCAACGACCCTGA
- a CDS encoding DUF3426 domain-containing protein — MTESFVTQCPHCQTRFRVSRAQLGMARGAVRCGACLQVFNAAEQLADELPPQAAPVPAVDREQLRAAVGGALAAGAAGGLAAAVQAAPAAEQTPPATLASPDTGAAAATTATLQPAGYTPAPPLAPAGEAETPAAPLAGKAADDTLWIHDDLDLDNLDLDEELARLELDGLELSSEFRDLQPTHAPFGPAQDSKPDPHDESWVEALLNEPVVPAAPAAPPAGAAPRLIDEPPLELEDVDPDFPELDDDAEEAERHAPGALVAERDEPISVSAAAASLAAAGAAAAAATDGPRRSEPRLRDEGLLSLSDEPLQLDWQPPRPSWARRLLWSLLILLALGGLAGQYVYYNFEQLARQEQLRPWFERLCPLLGCQLPPRVDVSLVKSSNLTVRNHPSHPGALTVDAILYNRADFAQPFPLLELRFEDINGQPLASRSFKPGEYLAGELAGQSDMPPQTPIHIALEIIDPGTRAVNYRLAFHSPD, encoded by the coding sequence ATGACCGAGTCGTTCGTCACCCAGTGCCCCCATTGCCAGACCCGCTTCCGCGTCTCCCGCGCGCAGCTCGGCATGGCCCGCGGCGCCGTGCGCTGCGGCGCCTGCCTGCAGGTGTTCAACGCCGCCGAACAGCTGGCCGACGAGCTGCCGCCGCAGGCCGCGCCGGTGCCGGCGGTCGACCGCGAGCAGCTGCGCGCCGCCGTCGGCGGTGCGCTGGCCGCCGGTGCGGCAGGCGGCCTGGCAGCGGCCGTCCAGGCGGCCCCCGCCGCCGAGCAGACGCCCCCGGCGACGCTCGCCAGCCCTGACACCGGCGCCGCGGCGGCGACCACCGCCACGCTGCAGCCGGCCGGCTACACGCCCGCCCCGCCGCTGGCGCCCGCCGGGGAAGCCGAGACGCCCGCCGCACCGCTCGCCGGCAAGGCGGCGGACGACACCCTGTGGATCCACGACGACCTGGACCTGGACAACCTCGACCTCGACGAGGAACTGGCCAGGCTGGAGCTCGACGGGCTCGAGCTGAGCAGCGAGTTCCGCGACCTGCAACCCACCCATGCCCCCTTCGGCCCGGCCCAGGACAGCAAACCCGATCCCCACGACGAGAGCTGGGTGGAAGCCCTGCTCAACGAGCCCGTCGTCCCGGCCGCTCCCGCCGCCCCGCCGGCCGGCGCCGCGCCGCGACTGATCGACGAGCCGCCGCTGGAGCTGGAGGACGTCGACCCCGACTTCCCCGAGCTCGACGACGACGCCGAGGAAGCCGAGCGCCACGCCCCCGGCGCCCTGGTCGCCGAGCGCGACGAGCCCATTTCGGTCAGCGCCGCCGCCGCCAGCCTGGCCGCCGCCGGTGCCGCCGCAGCGGCCGCCACCGACGGTCCCCGTCGCAGCGAACCGCGCCTGCGCGACGAGGGCCTGCTCAGCCTCAGCGACGAGCCGCTGCAGCTCGACTGGCAGCCGCCCCGGCCCAGCTGGGCGCGCCGCCTGCTGTGGTCGCTGCTGATCCTGCTGGCCCTCGGCGGCCTGGCCGGCCAGTACGTCTACTACAACTTCGAGCAGCTGGCCCGCCAGGAGCAGCTGCGCCCCTGGTTCGAGCGGCTGTGCCCGCTGCTCGGCTGCCAGCTGCCGCCGCGGGTCGACGTCAGCCTGGTGAAGAGCAGCAACCTCACCGTGCGCAACCATCCGAGCCACCCCGGCGCGCTGACCGTCGACGCCATCCTCTACAACCGCGCCGACTTCGCCCAGCCCTTCCCGCTGCTCGAACTGCGCTTCGAGGACATCAACGGCCAGCCGCTGGCCAGCCGCAGCTTCAAGCCCGGCGAGTACCTGGCCGGCGAGCTGGCCGGGCAGAGCGACATGCCGCCGCAGACGCCGATCCACATCGCCCTGGAGATCATCGACCCGGGCACCCGGGCGGTGAACTACCGGCTGGCCTTCCACTCGCCGGACTAA
- a CDS encoding protein-disulfide reductase DsbD, with amino-acid sequence MPRLLLLLLLLFTLPASAGLFDARPAPVPGSAPLSAPLNNSSDFLPVAEAFRLSLVEADDRRVKLRFVNAEGYYLYRHRFQFRSEPDGLLAGEARLPAGQAKHDEYFGDVEVYYGVTDVELPLANPSGQPFTLRVTYQGCADQGLCYPPETATLQIGGAASAASVPATTAAAGVAAAGAAPAAWNWRELALFFLAGLGLTFTPCVLPMLPILSGVVLRGQVGGMRGLVLSLAYVLPMAACFAVLGALMGLFGAELNLQARLQSPWVLAPFALFFAAFALAMFGVYELRLPAFVREPLDRMAGHARGGSILGAALLGVFSSLLVSPCVSAPLAGALLYISASGDALGGGLKLFALGLGMGAPLVLFAVGGGALLPRSGVWMTSVRNAFGVLLLAVAIWLLERVLPGQLSLALWGLLAGGVALNLGALEMVPKTHRQRVAQLFGLLLLVYALTAWVGALRGESDPLRPLGRPALAQVAPGAVPAAHADWQTVSTPAELDAAFAAAKAAGRPLLLDWYADWCISCKVIEREVLEAPQVAPQLAAWQLVRFDITESRPEQRALLDRYRLFGPPAILLFAADGSEWQDLRVVGEIDAAAFAARLEQAAARF; translated from the coding sequence CTGCTGCTGTTCACCCTGCCCGCCAGCGCCGGCCTGTTCGACGCCCGCCCCGCCCCCGTGCCGGGCAGCGCGCCGCTGAGCGCACCGCTGAACAACAGCAGCGACTTCCTGCCGGTAGCCGAGGCCTTCCGCCTCAGTCTGGTGGAGGCCGATGACCGGCGGGTGAAGCTGCGCTTCGTCAATGCCGAGGGCTACTACCTGTACCGCCACCGTTTCCAGTTCCGCAGCGAGCCGGACGGCCTGCTCGCCGGCGAGGCACGGTTGCCGGCGGGCCAGGCCAAGCACGACGAGTACTTCGGCGACGTCGAGGTGTACTACGGGGTGACCGACGTCGAGCTGCCGCTGGCCAATCCGTCCGGCCAGCCCTTCACCCTGCGCGTCACCTACCAGGGCTGCGCCGACCAGGGCCTGTGCTACCCGCCGGAAACCGCGACCCTGCAGATCGGCGGCGCAGCGAGCGCCGCCAGCGTGCCGGCGACCACCGCCGCTGCCGGTGTGGCTGCGGCGGGCGCCGCGCCGGCCGCCTGGAACTGGCGCGAGCTGGCGCTGTTCTTCCTCGCCGGCCTCGGCCTGACCTTCACCCCCTGCGTGCTGCCGATGCTGCCGATCCTCTCCGGGGTGGTGCTGCGCGGCCAGGTCGGCGGCATGCGCGGGCTGGTGCTGTCGCTGGCCTACGTGCTGCCGATGGCCGCCTGCTTCGCCGTGCTCGGCGCACTGATGGGGCTGTTCGGCGCCGAGCTCAACCTGCAGGCGCGCCTGCAGTCGCCCTGGGTGCTGGCACCCTTCGCGCTGTTCTTCGCCGCCTTCGCGCTGGCCATGTTCGGCGTCTACGAGCTGCGCCTGCCGGCCTTCGTCCGCGAGCCGCTCGACCGCATGGCCGGCCACGCGCGCGGCGGCTCGATTCTCGGCGCGGCGCTGCTCGGCGTGTTCTCCAGCCTGCTGGTGTCGCCCTGTGTCTCCGCGCCGCTGGCCGGCGCCCTGCTGTACATCAGCGCCAGCGGCGACGCCCTCGGCGGCGGCCTCAAGCTGTTCGCCCTGGGCCTGGGCATGGGCGCGCCGCTGGTGCTGTTCGCCGTGGGCGGCGGTGCCCTGCTGCCGCGCTCGGGGGTGTGGATGACCAGCGTGCGCAACGCCTTCGGCGTGTTGCTGCTGGCCGTGGCGATCTGGCTGCTCGAGCGCGTGCTGCCGGGCCAGCTCAGCCTGGCGCTGTGGGGCCTGCTGGCCGGCGGCGTGGCGCTCAATCTCGGCGCCCTGGAGATGGTGCCCAAGACCCACCGCCAACGCGTCGCCCAGCTGTTCGGCCTGCTCCTGCTGGTCTACGCGCTGACCGCCTGGGTCGGCGCGCTGCGCGGCGAGAGCGACCCGCTGCGCCCGCTCGGTCGTCCGGCGCTGGCCCAGGTCGCTCCGGGGGCCGTCCCGGCCGCCCACGCCGACTGGCAGACCGTCAGCACGCCCGCCGAACTGGACGCCGCCTTCGCCGCGGCGAAAGCCGCCGGCCGGCCGCTGCTGCTCGACTGGTACGCCGACTGGTGCATCAGCTGCAAGGTGATCGAGCGCGAGGTACTCGAGGCGCCGCAGGTCGCCCCGCAGCTGGCCGCCTGGCAGCTGGTGCGCTTCGACATCACCGAAAGCCGCCCCGAGCAGCGCGCCCTGCTCGACCGCTACCGGCTGTTCGGCCCGCCGGCCATCCTGCTGTTCGCCGCCGACGGCAGCGAGTGGCAGGACCTGCGGGTGGTCGGCGAAATCGACGCCGCCGCCTTCGCCGCCCGTCTGGAACAGGCCGCAGCGCGCTTCTGA
- the accC gene encoding acetyl-CoA carboxylase biotin carboxylase subunit yields the protein MLQKVLIANRGEIALRVLRACKELGIKTVAVHSTADRDLMHVSLADESVCIGPAASAQSYLSIPAIIAAAEVTGADGIHPGYGFLAENADFAEQVEKSGFTFIGPTADVIRLMGDKVSAKNAMKKAGVPTVPGSDGPLPEDEQEALKIAREVGYPVIIKAAGGGGGRGMRVVHKEEDLIASAKLTRTEAGAAFGNPMVYLEKFLVNPRHVEIQVLADGQGNAIHLGDRDCSLQRRHQKVIEEAPAPLIDEDARRKVQAHCVQACIDIGYRGAGTFEFLYEDGNFYFIEMNTRVQVEHPVTEMVTGIDIVKEMLRIGGGEKLSIRQEDVVIRGHAIECRINAEDPRTFMPSPGKVKHYHAPGGNGVRVDSHLYDGYAVPPYYDSLIAKLITFGASRDEAMGRMRNALDELIVDGIKTNAPLHRDLTRDAGFCKGGVNIHYLEKKLGMDKH from the coding sequence ATGTTGCAAAAAGTCCTGATTGCCAACCGCGGCGAGATCGCCCTGCGCGTCCTGCGCGCGTGCAAGGAACTGGGCATCAAGACCGTGGCGGTGCACTCGACTGCCGACCGCGATCTGATGCATGTCTCGCTGGCCGATGAGTCCGTGTGCATCGGCCCGGCGGCTTCCGCCCAGTCCTACCTGAGCATCCCGGCGATCATCGCCGCCGCCGAGGTCACCGGTGCCGACGGCATCCACCCGGGCTACGGCTTCCTCGCCGAGAACGCCGACTTCGCCGAGCAGGTGGAGAAATCCGGCTTCACCTTCATCGGTCCGACCGCCGACGTGATCCGCCTGATGGGCGACAAGGTCTCGGCCAAGAACGCCATGAAGAAGGCCGGCGTGCCGACCGTGCCGGGTTCCGACGGCCCGCTGCCGGAAGACGAGCAGGAAGCACTGAAGATCGCCCGCGAAGTGGGCTATCCGGTGATCATCAAGGCCGCCGGCGGCGGCGGTGGTCGCGGCATGCGCGTGGTGCACAAGGAAGAGGACCTGATTGCCTCGGCCAAGCTGACCCGCACCGAGGCCGGCGCCGCCTTCGGCAACCCGATGGTTTACCTGGAGAAGTTCCTGGTCAACCCGCGCCACGTGGAGATCCAGGTGCTGGCCGACGGCCAGGGCAACGCCATCCACCTGGGCGACCGCGACTGCTCGCTGCAGCGCCGCCACCAGAAGGTGATCGAGGAAGCGCCCGCCCCGCTGATCGACGAGGACGCCCGCCGCAAGGTCCAGGCCCACTGCGTGCAGGCGTGCATCGACATCGGCTACCGCGGCGCCGGCACCTTCGAGTTCCTCTATGAAGACGGCAACTTCTACTTCATCGAGATGAACACCCGCGTGCAGGTCGAGCACCCGGTCACCGAGATGGTCACCGGCATCGACATCGTCAAGGAGATGCTGCGCATCGGCGGCGGCGAGAAGCTGTCGATCAGGCAGGAAGACGTGGTGATCCGCGGTCACGCCATCGAGTGCCGGATCAACGCCGAAGACCCGCGCACCTTCATGCCGAGCCCCGGCAAGGTCAAGCACTACCATGCCCCGGGCGGCAACGGTGTGCGCGTCGACTCGCACCTGTACGACGGCTACGCGGTACCGCCGTACTACGATTCGCTGATCGCCAAGCTGATCACCTTCGGCGCCAGCCGCGACGAAGCCATGGGCCGCATGCGCAACGCCCTGGACGAGCTGATCGTCGACGGCATCAAGACCAACGCCCCGCTGCACCGCGACCTGACCCGCGATGCCGGCTTCTGCAAGGGCGGCGTCAACATCCACTACCTGGAAAAGAAACTGGGTATGGACAAGCACTGA